Within the Stegostoma tigrinum isolate sSteTig4 unplaced genomic scaffold, sSteTig4.hap1 scaffold_722, whole genome shotgun sequence genome, the region aatcagtttgccttttttatccacataaatatttttgatgagaaaaaaatacattaatacttcaatgcaactgtaaactgaggcaagaactaTGAGCAGCCAGCACgacagaaattatgaatgctaggattttccatgaagcattcaactcttattcagaaaagtattctgcttgccagttcaagaggctttcaaaccttggacatatcaacacatagtgttaatggcttgctctcttccaccatggttgtttcatgcactgtggactttaacatgtcacaaaggctaaaaaccaataaagaatagtgtacctgggcaacatcaatccatttctcaatgattttagccctctgccgtggtttcagctgttgaggtcttaatatggtgctggtgacacattttgtaacattattgaactgtgtaatggtggcctggacggttgataccagatgctgtttttcttccttccctcgttgagaccagatggaccctaaacattggctgggcacaagtttccgaaaaagatcctgatcaaaaataaaaaggaaacaaagggtaaaGGTATCAGTCGTGCCATGTTTTTAGCAATGAACAacaaacaagatttgtccgtccatgggtacattcgtcctgctagtttgcaattgtacattaaaactgcgtgctatattgtcaacgactggctacataatactcacattgatgcacaagcgcacattggctattcagacagatcaaaaccctcgaattttcagtcatctgcttcctatttgtaggttagatttaaaatcactggttatctccacccaactccgactgggctccacgcacaccatcatgcatggctctgctggcaatagtcactgctacagatgctcagccctggtggcccacaggctagacaggctgggcatcagtatagcagccctgcatcatgtctacttctcgcaccaaggcaggttgacagaacacaatggcagcctggccctctgttggttcaacagatctcaatgtcaacacttccccactgttggtttcatgctgaacacgaatattgccaaacgtccaagcttgtcaactggccattcagattacattgtgtccttctgtctccgtcttcaagatgagcaactcccatcaacaattatgccccaacagtgaaagttaacacagctggcaaatagttccttcagatccccgtaaactcattcagaatggagaaatttgtcagtctcgtcactttcaaagccagagttggctgtgacaggttggaatagaatggaatgctcagaaaccatcgagtgggaaactgttgcatgtttatgcaagcatggtgggctctcacttttaacagtctgatcacgtcacaatgatgtcatcgatcatTTCTGGCAAGGAATAGCTTAGGGTAACCCTGCTGTCTCGACAGcaaactacataataaaactcctgctgtttaatgCTTCAGCCCCCTGCACCTGTgcagtaaaggaaaaaaaaaagaactggcaatGAGGATCAAAAAAAACCGCTTTGAGATTCATcaggtcaaaccactgatttgaaaaaagactctcagccctcactgcagatctctatgattcaacaaaagaaaagcagctacattcctcGACAGACACCCAACGAGGTTGTTGCCCACCAAAAATGGCTGctgtcatcattatgtcacatgattagactctaaatgccagtcggtatatacatacacatatgcaacagaaactgcagtgaaaacagacagttacctttggaactctgtgcagaaaagcagctgccccttaacaaactgagataacaaagtgtggagttggaggaacacagcaggccaagcagcatcttaggagcaactgtgctcacccagctctgcactttgttatctcgggttcttcagcatctgcagttcccattatctcttatcccataaccaaaaccaacttttgacaaagtggtcacttccagatgagatcgctgcacccctgttctgaacactaacatatgcttgggatttttgagacctagaggactacttacattctagagtcacacccaatgctgacatacagaccactgaacttccacttcaagcctaagcctatgaccagactttgacataactcaaattttgattcagcaactacgAGTCTCATTTTTTAGAGGTAGACATCAAGCCACCTTGCAGACGAGACTGGAATACCCTGTGGCTGATtccactccagaagattctgggaaaacaacaaaattgccatcctggatacttcaaacaaaatcactggactcttgaagaaacagtgactgttatgatgaaacaattaaacttttaccctgaaatactattcattttgtaaaggttcaacactaagttacaaaggattttcagtgctctctcaggtcacttatttcacatgacgttcattcaaaacaaatgacaagtgctgaagtattagttggcaggtatttcaagcgagatactgaagttacacgtcaaacaacacattttaacatcttggaagactgcattttgaagggaattcagttataacgactggtggagcagtaatagcattaaacaacacagagagattcagatgcctactgctgactgaaatatcttattcagaatgactgggccccagattcctgtttactcacagcatccataaaagtcagctgctctgcaatgaagcgtgatgggtaggacaggagcttttcgtcaacttgttcgatggtttggtcgtgttcttctccaatatagaatctaactcttctacggtagccttctgtgcaagtgaagatagacatttattttgtgcccaaagttcacattgctctaaaatatctcacaaacttgtgaatagaagtcatgcattggtttacaatagttatctaatattcatacttcgaaatctagatttggtgaaattaatatgatattgcactgaaatcctcttgttgggagcatctcaattgcaaaagaaattgtatttaatgacagattcccatcccaatttctagctttaggaaatcttccgaatcacaatctattgtttcacaataacttgcaaacttattacatcagattataaaataaaatgtcattgacggcaacagttcaaaaggaaattgtccagaaagtcgtattacatgctgctgggtcttagcggaccatattagagtatcaaatctatgcagaatttggtctcgTACATCATGTAGTACAGGGGTAATcattcagcaataattttaattaacttcgtttacccaaaaatttggaagtaattttgaagcttgtcaaaggaaaccaaaatgaactaaatcctgagacagaggggcaagccgcacacaaacttgtagggaggcaccctgaattaaaaccacatttttgcaacataattataaatcttactgaacatctctttctccgctgtttcctccgccaaaaaccgactcaggagtttctgggcccgatgttcagcatctgaccccggcactgtctggttcaagtagcaaagtaccttccggagacaagagtaagttggaacttgacgaaagtcttcggcagactcctccagccagatttcaagaatttcaggtatagcactggaaataaagtcagagtttatATCTGTTTATCGGGGAAGCAAAACgtgtgggaaaaaagcttctaattctacaaatgtaaatgcaatagattaaagttggaatatggggtcatcgtgctcacacaggagatgagctgccatcttgggctgctgcagtgcacatggcaatggtgatcctgctgtgccatcagaggggggctgtgtggcactttgacccaatgatgaagaaatgactgtccaagttcgaattacgctggccatggatggaaactgcaagttggccatgtttccaagttttcttctagGTAGATTGCACAAGTAAGCTTAAGGCTcacgtataaagtgatttcacatgtgtctgaggttacttattacaccagcaggacctcttggtgtttagagtttgctagtaaagagaaagtgagctttaacaaaaaatcttctttataaaagtcaaatgggacaaatcagatgaacaaagaaaaacacaaggataatgatgatttgtttggctttgttctgggagttgcattgccagcagttggatacctcggtaacatggataaattgggtccagctgaggatgaataatgaaatactccaacatagtcagctttcaattcacttattttaactgcctgcctggctaatactgagaggccgcgtagcattatttcacaggtaaatcaatggttacttttttgcaacaagacGTCAGCGGCACAGAGAAGtcatcacaccactgaaatcgaaccctttgcacagaaaaactccccagggcacttcacagcagattaaccattcaaaaactgacaaaggaggagatattcaaacaggtgtccaaacatttggtcatagtgactcttcatgagtttcttaaaggcgagagatggtgatgtctagaggaagaaactatacatctgcaggaagaagcactaacggtggtgggctgatgaaaaaaataagaagtacacagcacactggacGTGGCAGAACAGAAATGTACCAAGCAAAGTTTGGGActtaaaataattccagacaaaagcaaaataagaacgtgaaaggatgtgaacacaagaattgaaagtttttttcgaaaaaaaatctaaagttcagacattggtcaaccgagagacaacgtgggccagcatggactgagttgcagctatggtctatgatgcaataggcagaagaaacctttgatgttccaaagactccaaaaagtaaacatttgtttgattggcatccccaatttacatggaatattttacactgaaagtgctgttctagtttttaatttggaatttccttatctgcagccctacactgaaacagatgatcacttatttgagtccgttcataatagatcattacagcacagaaattatatgatgtgagacattacacacagacattggggcttCACTCAGACTTTAAcagctccattcctgttaaacagtggttggtgtaggaagtgctaggcagccatagtgccatatgcagcaatagcctcttgttgtttgagaaagatatacgacttagaaatagtttacactggagggactattttgacttcatctgctttcaggtcagttggcataggtcgtactcttttgcaatgattcaaaaacacagctggcccacaCTGCTAAGATGCTGAATGATATTaactagtgaacatggcaaattatgaaatgaagtgactcatttttggaaatgtcaagagattgtttttcagtgaggtcagaagaattatgaaaagcttgataaaaggtgaagtttttaatcagctttttaaaaaatggagaaaagcatactgtgcatttcagattttagagtctaaacagctgaagccatggctggtaacaacaggacaaacataatctgggagaggcaaaaaagtgaaactggacaggaaaaaagagaaacgtctgaagtggacacaaggaaattgcagagatggagggacaaggctgtggaaatgttatttgttatgttacctctcggaaacagtgactaactgaaacacactggaaatgtgacttaaggaagttgcctgggctcatttggtcctgaatctttcagaaatgcttcgatcacattacaaacactcgaacagtaaccctccaaaaatatatagaaagaaaaatcaattcaaaagatcacaaaaccaaaaaattccatatcctactgaaagccttcgtggctgggaaataggttgctgagctaaagagcctctaccctgctgacaa harbors:
- the LOC132209226 gene encoding ral guanine nucleotide dissociation stimulator-like 1 — protein: MFKGYRRRVRFYIGEEHDQTIEQVDEKLLSYPSRFIAEQLTFMDADLFRKLVPSQCLGSIWSQRGKEEKQHLVSTVQATITQFNNVTKCVTSTILRPQQLKPRQRAKIIEKWIDVAQECMILQNFSSVHAISTALQLNSVFNLKKTWAAVSKSSKTTFEDLSNNEEDNFIASRELLMEDIVQGIVPYLGTFLTEFSALDSAFPNCHSNGLINFDKRQKLL